The Anopheles marshallii chromosome X, idAnoMarsDA_429_01, whole genome shotgun sequence genome includes a window with the following:
- the LOC128717606 gene encoding J domain-containing protein, translating into MSGVDDILTYKRDSKEDLYALLNCSETSTVDQIQAEFKILALQYHPDKNDGDKESEAKFQQLKEAKEILCDPEKRASYDKWRNSGIQISYKNWLGMKEHVQQSMHWAIPKTKDRMLPEGGATGGGAGSGTGSGLSAAQPNPAHRRASEGGAALYYGGRKGEWGSENSSEVVSKFRNYEI; encoded by the exons ATGAGCGGTGTCGACGACATTCTGACGTACAAGCGCGACTCCAAGGAGGATCTTTATGCGCTGCTTAACTGCAGCGAAACCTCAACG GTCGACCAAATCCAGGCCGAGTTTAAAATACTCGCACTGCAGTACCATCCGGACAAGAACGATGGTGACAAGGAGTCGGAGGCAAAGTTCCAGCAGCTGAag GAGGCGAAGGAGATCCTGTGCGATCCGGAGAAGCGTGCGAGCTACGACAAATGGCGCAACAGTGGCATCCAGATCAGCTACAAAAACTGGCTCGGCATGAAGGAGCACGTCCAGCAGAGCATGCACTGGGCGATCCCGAAAACGAAGGACCGGATGCTGCCGGAGGGTGGCGCCACCGGTGGGGGCGCTGGTTCCGGTACCGGTTCGGGGCTGAGTGCCGCCCAACCGAACCCGGCCCATCGGCGCGCCTCGGAGGGCGGTGCGGCCCTGTACTACGGTGGGCGGAAGGGTGAGTGGGGTTCTGAAAATTCGAGCGAAGTCGTCAGCAAGTTCCGCAACTACGAGATTTAA
- the LOC128713827 gene encoding prolyl 4-hydroxylase subunit alpha-1-like: MCFTVSGNMLPTVLTTLVSLLLLQPPVDGELFTALADMEELLETEAVLITNLDKYVQAQEEKLMQLRQKMHEYRREHTEAARDVSAYLSNPVNAFLLTKRLTTDWRYVENLMAYEVGKEFLENVTSYRSVLKFPSDEDLNGAAVALMRLQDTYNLDTASLARGMLNGVQYSTELTAGDCFELGRQSYLNGDYYHTVLWMREAMDRLTSEVNRTATKEDVLEYLAFSTFKQGNIQTALSMTEELLELVPDHERAVSNKAYYEKELQKEAQQKILRGDDGSEEVPIDTTAKIQKEATPHVYDSNERKLYEQLCRGEQQPPIELRSQLVCRYTTNQSPFLRIGPLKLEEAYHRPYIVIYHEVMSDREIERIKQYARPRFRRATVQNYKTGELEFANYRISKSAWLKDAEDEMIRTISRRVEDMTGLTMETAEELQVVNYGIGGHYEPHFDFARREERNAFKSLGTGNRIATVLFYMSDVTQGGATVFPALHLALWPRKGTAAFWFNLHASGRGDYATRHAACPVLTGTKWVSNKWIHERGQEFRRPCGLHLDHSEEEF; this comes from the exons ATGTGTTTCACCGTTTCCGGGAACATGTTGCCAACCGTGCTGACAACCTTGgtgtcgctgctgctgttacaGCCACCGGTCGACGGTGAACTGTTTACCGCACTGGCGGATATGGAGGAGCTGCTCGAAACGGAAGCAGTGCTAATTACCAACCTGGACAAATACGTCCAAGCGCAGGAGGAAAAGCTGATGCAGCTACGCCA aaaaatgcaCGAATATAGGCGTGAACACACGGAAGCCGCCCGGGACGTCAGTGCGTACCTGTCGAACCCGGTCAATGCGTTCCTGCTGACCAAGCGTCTCACCACCGATTGGCGGTACGTGGAAAACCTGATGGCGTACGAGGTCGGGAAGGAGTTTCTCGAGAACGTGACGAGCTACCGGAGCGTGCTAAAGTTCCCGTCGGACGAAGATCTGAACGGTGCGGCGGTAGCGCTGATGCGGCTGCAAGATACTTACAATCTCGACACGGCCAGCCTCGCCCGGGGCATGCTGAACGGGGTGCAGTACAGTACGGAGCTGACCGCGGGCGATTGCTTTGAGCTCGGTCGGCAAAGCTATCTGAACGGTGATTACTACCACACGGTGCTGTGGATGCGCGAAGCAATGGATCGGTTAACGAGCGAAGTTAATCGTACCGCGACCAAGGAGGATGTGCTGGAGTATCTAGCGTTTTCCACATTTAAACAAG GTAACATCCAGACGGCGCTTTCCATGACGGAAGAGCTGCTCGAGCTAGTGCCGGACCACGAGCGCGCCGTCAGCAACAAAGCATACTACGAGAAGGAACTGCAAAAAGAGGCTCAGCAGAAGATATTACGCGGCGACGACGGTAGCGAAGAGGTCCCCATCGATACAACCGCG aaGATCCAGAAAGAGGCAACGCCGCATGTGTACGACAGCAACGAGCGTAAGCTGTACGAGCAGCTGTGTCGCGGCGAGCAGCAACCACCGATCGAGCTTCGGTCGCAGCTGGTCTGCCGGTACACCACCAACCAGTCGCCGTTCCTGCGGATCGGCCCACTAAAGCTCGAGGAAGCGTACCACCGTCCGTACATCGTCATCTACCACGAGGTCATGTCGGATCGGGAAATTGAACGTATCAAGCAGTACGCCCGGCCCCGGTTCCGGCGGGCGACCGTCCAGAACTACAAGACGGGCGAGCTGGAGTTCGCCAACTATCGCATCAGCAAGTCGGCCTGGTTGAAGGATGCGGAGGATGAGATGATACGGACGATCAGCCGACGGGTCGAGGACATGACGGGGTTGACGATGGAAACTGCGGAAGAGTTGCAGGTCGTCAACTACGGCATCGGTGGTCACTACGAGCCGCACTTTGACTTTGCCCGCCGCGAGGAACGGAACGCATTCAAAAGCCTCGGTACGGGGAATCGTATCGCGACTGTGTTGTTTTAC ATGAGTGACGTTACGCAGGGCGGTGCGACCGTGTTTCCTGCGCTGCATCTTGCACTTTGGCCCCGGAAAGGGACGGCCGCCTTCTGGTTCAATCTGCATGCATCCGGTCGGGGTGATTATGCGACACGGCATGCCGCCTGCCCGGTACTTACCGGCACCAAGTGGG TATCGAACAAATGGATCCATGAGCGCGGCCAAGAGTTTAGGAGACCGTGCGGGTTACACTTAGACCACTCGGAGGAAGAATTCTGA
- the LOC128714321 gene encoding neutral ceramidase: MDRRQTPRWNSAELGRVGVMSRWLLLVILALTVRVSAGYKVGVGRADCTGPSVEITFMGYAQVTQRGTGIHLRQYARSFVIEDEPGTRVVFVSVDAGMMGHAVKRDVLAVLQKKYGPLYTDENVVISGSHTHSTPGGFLMYLLYDLTSLGFVPETFNALVHGIAQSVIRAHNNMVDARIYVAETEVLDANINRSPSAYENNPEEERAQYRHNVDKTLVQLQFVHGRDGTPFGAINWYAVHPTSMNNTNRLVSSDNVGLAAVMLELERNPGALVGKGEFVGAFASSNLGDSSPNIEGPKCEKTGLPCDVLTSSCPSGAGACFASGPGRDMFESTAIIADRLYRAAAGLLSTSNTKAREVTGPIGFVHQYIDMTTAETVHFDRATRTMARVRGCLPAMGYSFAAGTTDGPGAFDFQQGTITDNALWNAVRDFIAEPTQDDKDCQAPKPILLATGRARFPYDWQPKIVPTQLLVVGDFAMAAVPGEFTTMAGRRLRTAVARASVAAGGRDLQVVVAGLSNMYTSYITTPEEYEIQRYEGASTLYGPHTLTLYLEQYKKLIGALVRNESIPAGPTPPYEDDKQISLTTGVIFDSHPLGKDFGDVKVQPEPVYAHGTTASAVFIAGNPRNNLMHDKSFFTVEQQQMDGNWSVIATDANWETKFRWERTSTILGFSDIEFSWMIGPTIPEGTYRIRHFGYYRYILGGVYPYVGVTNTFTVE, from the exons ATGGATCGACGACAGACACCACGTTGGAATAGCGCAGAATTGGGCCGGGTTGGCGTAATGTCGCGCTGGCTGTTGCTGGTCATTCTAGCGCTAACGGTCCGCGTTTCGGCCGGATATAAAGTCGGCGTGGGTAGAGCAGACTGCACTGGACCGTCGGTGGAAATAACGTTC ATGGGCTATGCGCAGGTGACGCAACGTGGAACCGGAATACATCTGCGTCAGTATGCGCGATCGTTCGTAATCGAGGACGAACCCGGCACTCGGGTCGTGTTCGTCAGCGTGGACGCGGGCATGATGGGCCACGCGGTCAAGCGCGATGTGCTGGCGGTTCTGCAGAAGAAGTACGGCCCGCTGTACACGGACGAAAATGTCGTCATCAGCGGTTCACACACGCACTCCACGCCGGGCGGCTTTCTGATGTATCTGCTGTACGATCTGACGTCGCTCGGGTTCGTGCCGGAGACGTTCAATGCGCTCGTGCACGGCATCGCGCAGAGCGTTATCCGGGCGCACAACAACATGGTCGACGCACGGATCTACGTCGCGGAAACGGAGGTGCTGGATGCGAACATTAACCGTAGCCCGAGCGCGTACGAAAACAACCCGGAAGAGGAACGGGCCCAGTACCGGCACAACGTGGACAAGACGCTGGTACAGTTGCAGTTTGTGCACGGCCGGGATGGTACGCCGTTCGGTGCGATCAACTGGTACGCGGTACATCCGACGTCGATGAACAACACGAACCGGCTCGTATCGAGCGATAACGTTGGGCTGGCTGCCGTAATGCTCGAGCTGGAGCGCAATCCCGGTGCGTTGGTCGGGAAGGGCGAGTTTGTGGGCGCTTTCGCGTCCAGCAATCTCGGCGACTCGTCGCCAAACATTGAAGGGCCGAAGTGCGAGAAGACGGGGTTGCCTTGTGACGTGCTGACGTCCTCCTGTCCGTCCGGTGCCGGTGCCTGCTTTGCGTCCGGGCCCGGTCGCGACATGTTCGAGAGCACGGCGATTATCGCCGATCGGTTGTATCGGGCCGCGGCCGGGTTGCTCAGCACGTCAAACACCAAAGCGCGCGAAGTGACCGGCCCGATCGGGTTCGTACATCAGTACATCGATATGACGACGGCGGAAACGGTCCATTTCGATCGTGCCACGCGCACGATGGCACGTGTGCGCGGCTGTCTGCCTGCGATGGGATACAGCTTTGCCGCGGGTACTACGGACGGGCCGGGTGCGTTCGACTTCCAGCAGGGCACGATCACGGACAATGCGCTGTGGAATGCGGTGCGTGACTTTATCGCCGAACCGACGCAGGACGATAAGGACTGCCAGGCGCCGAAACCGATCCTGCTGGCGACGGGACGGGCTCGCTTCCCGTACGACTGGCAACCGAAGATCGTGCCGACCCAGCTGCTGGTCGTGGGTGACTTCGCGATGGCGGCCGTACCGGGCGAGTTCACGACGATGGCAGGCCGCCGGTTGCGCACAGCGGTGGCCCGTGCTTCGGTGGCGGCCGGTGGCCGGGATTTGCAGGTCGTTGTCGCGGGGCTCTCCAACATGTACACCAGCTACATCACCACGCCGGAGGAGTACGAAATACAGCGGTACGAAGGTGCCTCCACGCTGTACGGACCGCACACACTGACGCTGTATCTGGAGCAGTACAAAAAGCTGATCGGTGCGCTCGTGCGCAACGAGTCGATACCGGCCGGACCAACGCCACCGTACGAAGACGACAAGCAGATCTCACTCACGACCGGGGTCATCTTCGATTCGCATCCGCTCGGCAAAGACTTTGGCGATGTGAAGGTACAGCCGGAACCGGTGTACGCGCACGGTACCACGGCTAGCGCCGTGTTCATTGCGGGCAATCCGCGCAACAATCTCATGCACGACAAAAGCTTCTTTACGgtcgagcagcagcagatggaCGGCAACTGGAGTGTTATCGCAACCGATGCCAACTGGGAAACGAA attCCGTTGGGAACGAACCTCCACCATACTAGGCTTTAGTGATATTGAATTTAGCTGGATGATTGGGCCCACCATACCGGAAGGGACGTACCGGATCCGACACTTTGGCTACTACCGATACATACTTGGAGGTGTCTACCCGTACGTGGGCGTTACAAACACCTTCACCGTGGAGTAG